A portion of the Cygnus olor isolate bCygOlo1 chromosome 15, bCygOlo1.pri.v2, whole genome shotgun sequence genome contains these proteins:
- the SCNN1G gene encoding amiloride-sensitive sodium channel subunit gamma: MAPSGPDGGRGSAMAPGKKITARIKRTLPVRGPQAPTLSELMRWYCLNTNTHGCRRIVVSRGRLRRFIWILLTLSAVGLILWQCAELLMNYYSASVSVTVQFQKLPFPAVTICNINPYKYSSMKDYLSELDKETKKALETFYGFSEGKSKVRRSAGDWNETESHFFKQIPLLKFEDFSKTATDLRSGRKRKIEGSVFHKDSSIVNSGDSNDIIGFQLCDANNSSECALYTFSSGVNAIQEWYKLHYMNIMAQIPLETKEELSYSADDLLLTCFFDGLSCDKRHFTRFHHPLHGNCYTFNSGENGTILSTSTGGSEYGLQVVLYIDEADYNPFLVTSTGAKIIVHDQDEYPFIEDIGTEIETAAATSIGMHFTRSRKLSKPYSDCTETGADIPVENLYNKSYSLQICLHSCFQKAMVESCGCAQYTQPLPAGAEYCNYKKNPNWMYCYYRLHEKFVKEQLGCQQICKDSCSFKEWALTTSIAQWPSIVSEDWMLRVLSWDKGQKINKLNKTDLANLMVFYKDLNERFISENPTNTLVILLSNFGGQLGLWMSCSVVCVIEIVEVFFIDSLSIVMRRQWQKAKKWWNDRKREGSGKPPQVGDVERQGHDNPVCIDEDLPTFNTALRLPLPQESHLPRTPPPNYSTLRLETAFTEQLPDTLEAGQH; encoded by the exons ATGGCCCCGTCGGGCCCGGACGGCGGCCGAG GCAGCGCCATGGCCCCCGGGAAGAAGATCACGGCCAGGATCAAGAGGACGCTGCCGGTGCGGGGCCCGCAGGCGCCCACGCTGAGCGAGCTGATGCGCTGGTACTGCCTCAACACCAACACGCACGGCTGCCGGCGCATCGTCGTGTCCCGGGGACGCCTGCGCAGGTTCATCTGGATCCTGCTCACGCTGAGCGCCGTGGGGCTGATCCTCTGGCAGTGCGCCGAGCTGCTCATGAACTACTACAGCGCCTCGGTGTCCGTCACGGTCCAGTTCCAGAAGCTGCCCTTCCCTGCCGTCACCATCTGCAACATCAACCCCTACAA GTACAGTTCGATGAAAGACTACTTATCAGAATTGgacaaagagacaaaaaaagcGCTGGAGACTTTCTACGGGTTCTCAGAGGGCAAGTCCAAGGTGCGCCGTTCGGCAGGTGACTGGAACGAGACGGAGAGCCACTTCTTCAAACAGATCCCTCTGCTGAAGTTTGAAGACTTCTCCAAGACGGCCACTGACCTCCGCAGCGGCCGGAAGAGGAAAATTGAGGGCAGCGTCTTTCACAAGGACTCCTCCATCGTGAACTCCGGGGATTCAAACGATATCATCGGCTTCCAGCTG TGCGATGCAAACAACAGCAGTGAGTGTGCACTTTATACATTCAGTTCTGGTGTTAATGCTATCCAAGAGTGGTACAAACTGCATTACATGAACATCATGGCTCAAATTCCCTTGGAGACTAAAGAAGAATTGAGTTATTCTGCTGATGACCTTCTATTGACATGTTTCTTTGATGGCCTATCTTGTGACAAAAG ACACTTCACTCGTTTCCATCATCCCCTGCATGGCAATTGCTATACTTTCAACAGTGGAGAAAATGGGACGATCCTGAGCACCTCCACCGGAGGCAGCGAGTACG GATTGCAGGTTGTTCTGTACATAGACGAAGCAGACTACAACCCTTTCCTGGTGACATCAACAGGAGCCAAGATCATTGTCCATGACCAAGACGAATATCCCTTTATTGAGGACATCGGCACAGAAATCGAAACTGCAGCGGCCACCTCCATAGGGATGCACTTT ACTCGGTCCCGCAAGCTGAGCAAGCCCTACAGTGACTGTACAGAGACTGGTGCTGACATACCAGTAGAAAATCTCTATAACAAGAGCTACTCCCTCCAG ATTTGCCTGCACTCCTGCTTCCAGAAGGCCATGGTGGAGTCCTGCGGCTGCGCCCAGTACACACAGCCATTACCCGCCGGAGCAGAGTACTGCAACTACAAGAAAAACCCCAACTGGA TGTACTGCTACTACAGACTACATGAGAAGTTCGTGAAGGAGCAGCTGGGCTGCCAGCAAATCTGCAAAGATTCCTGCAG CTTCAAGGAGTGGGCGCTCACCACCAGCATCGCCCAGTGGCCGTCCATCGTGTCGGAG GATTGGATGCTTCGAGTTCTCTCTTGGGACAAAGGGCAAAAAATCAACAAGCTGAACAA GACGGACCTCGCAAACCTCATGGTGTTTTACAAAGACCTGAACGAGAGATTCATTTCGGAGAATCCCACGAACACG ctcGTCATTCTTCTCTCTAACTTCGGCGGCCAGCTGGGCCTTTGGATGAGCTGCTCAGTTGTCTGCGTCATTGAGATCGTCGAGGTCTTCTTCATCGATTCACTTTCCATCGTAATGCGGCGCCAGTGGCAAAAGGCAAAGAAGTGGTGGAACGACCGGAAAAGGGAAGGGTCGGGGAAGCCTCCTCAGGTCGGCGATGTGGAGAGGCAGGGCCACGACAACCCCGTCTGCATCGACGAGGACCTGCCCACCTTCAACACTGCCCTCCGCCTGCCACTGCCCCAGGAGAGCCACCTGCCCAGGACTCCCCCCCCAAACTACAGCACTTTGCGGCTAGAGACCGCCTTCACGGAGCAGCTGCCCGACACACTGGAGGCTGGGCAACACTGA